The following proteins are encoded in a genomic region of archaeon CG10_big_fil_rev_8_21_14_0_10_43_11:
- a CDS encoding Glu-tRNA(Gln) amidotransferase GatDE subunit D, which translates to MYAKKINTLAGKTLSIPQDVRVLCAGKEYEGTIMPSPDEQAKTLVLKLANGYNIGIDFSRIKKIVPQKRSKTTSQKIKASFNKKLPTISIVATGGTIASKVDYQTGAVRALSKPEEFLSINPKLLQLCNLKLVTPFTKLSEDMDFDDYKTLCDAVNKELKTSDAVIVTHGTDTLHYTASALSFAFQGLNKPIAVVGAQRSSDRGSADGVMNLTCAVHYCLSDVAEVAVVMHATTNDDYCFAIRGTHARKLHTERRDAFRSVNELPLAKIWPNGNMELLSEVYKKRDKKRAVTFSNKFSKDVALIKVHPNSNPKMIDFLVKDGVKGFVIEGTGFGHVPINATPSWEPHLRAAAKKGVFFVQTSQCVYGRTSLLVYSNGRVLRDIGFMNGYDMLSETAFIKLAWVLGQTKDAKKVRELMQTNMAREFGTRSLVDTFLY; encoded by the coding sequence ATGTACGCTAAAAAAATTAACACGCTTGCAGGAAAAACACTCTCAATCCCGCAGGATGTTCGCGTTTTGTGCGCAGGTAAGGAATATGAAGGAACAATTATGCCTTCACCTGATGAGCAGGCAAAAACGCTGGTTCTTAAACTTGCCAACGGATATAATATTGGCATTGACTTTTCGCGCATCAAAAAAATTGTGCCTCAGAAGAGGTCAAAAACAACTTCACAAAAAATTAAGGCGTCTTTTAACAAGAAATTGCCAACAATCAGCATTGTTGCAACAGGCGGCACCATTGCGTCAAAAGTTGATTACCAGACCGGCGCCGTGCGCGCTCTTTCAAAACCTGAGGAATTTCTTTCTATTAATCCAAAACTATTGCAACTTTGCAACCTCAAACTCGTCACTCCTTTTACTAAGCTTAGTGAGGATATGGATTTTGATGATTACAAAACATTGTGTGATGCAGTCAATAAAGAGCTTAAAACCTCAGATGCAGTGATTGTAACGCACGGCACTGACACTTTGCACTACACCGCGTCTGCGCTTTCATTTGCGTTTCAAGGGCTCAATAAGCCTATTGCGGTTGTTGGCGCGCAGCGTTCAAGCGACCGAGGCAGTGCTGATGGCGTCATGAACCTTACCTGCGCGGTTCATTATTGTTTGAGCGATGTTGCTGAAGTTGCAGTTGTAATGCATGCAACAACAAATGATGATTATTGTTTTGCTATTCGTGGAACCCATGCAAGAAAACTTCACACTGAACGCAGAGACGCATTTCGCTCAGTAAACGAGCTTCCATTAGCAAAAATCTGGCCAAATGGCAATATGGAACTGCTCAGTGAGGTCTATAAGAAACGCGACAAAAAACGTGCGGTTACGTTTTCAAACAAGTTTAGCAAGGACGTTGCCCTCATTAAAGTGCATCCAAACAGCAATCCAAAAATGATTGATTTTCTTGTCAAAGACGGCGTCAAAGGTTTTGTGATTGAAGGAACAGGCTTTGGTCACGTGCCAATCAATGCAACGCCATCTTGGGAACCTCATTTGCGCGCTGCTGCAAAAAAGGGCGTGTTTTTTGTGCAAACCTCGCAATGTGTATACGGACGGACAAGCCTGCTTGTGTACTCGAACGGCAGGGTGCTTCGTGATATTGGGTTTATGAATGGTTATGACATGCTTTCAGAAACCGCGTTTATCAAACTCGCGTGGGTGCTTGGTCAGACCAAGGATGCAAAAAAAGTGCGTGAACTTATGCAAACAAACATGGCACGAGAGTTTGGCACGCGCTCGCTTGTTGACACATTTCTCTACTAA
- the ftsZ gene encoding cell division protein FtsZ → MDFIVQNALDKKDIMGIEAGLESQATIKVVGSGGCGNNMVHWLYHKGVSGAEIIAMNTDTQHLDARDADVKILLGKEITSGLGAGGYPDVGANAARESANEIKEGLRGTDMLFICAGLGGGTGTGSAPEIAKIARDMGSIVIGTVTMPFKIERARIEKAEFGLSQLRQVCDTVIVVDNNRLVELAGNLPVEKAFAVANELVSTMIKAIVETIALPSLVNLDFADVKAIMSQGGVAAIGVGESDTERRVEEAVNKALMNPLLDVSYKGADGALIHITGGPDLTLEEVNTAGELITENLDQDANVIWGARITDDMKGKIRVMAIVTGVRSPYILGALDYKKPSIQAEQVSEDLGIRMI, encoded by the coding sequence ATGGACTTCATAGTACAAAACGCATTGGATAAAAAAGATATAATGGGAATCGAAGCAGGTCTTGAAAGTCAAGCAACAATCAAAGTAGTGGGTTCAGGGGGTTGTGGTAACAACATGGTTCACTGGTTGTACCACAAAGGAGTGAGTGGTGCTGAAATCATCGCCATGAACACTGACACGCAACACTTAGATGCTCGCGACGCTGACGTCAAGATTCTGCTTGGAAAAGAAATAACTAGCGGACTAGGTGCAGGAGGCTATCCTGACGTGGGCGCAAACGCTGCTCGCGAGTCTGCAAACGAAATCAAAGAAGGTTTGCGCGGAACAGACATGCTCTTTATCTGCGCAGGACTTGGAGGAGGAACCGGAACTGGCTCAGCTCCTGAGATTGCAAAGATTGCGCGTGACATGGGTTCAATTGTTATTGGAACGGTTACCATGCCATTCAAGATTGAGCGAGCTCGCATTGAGAAAGCTGAATTTGGTCTTTCACAACTGCGCCAAGTCTGCGACACGGTCATCGTGGTTGACAACAACCGCCTTGTTGAGCTTGCCGGTAACCTGCCTGTTGAGAAAGCATTTGCTGTTGCAAACGAACTTGTCTCAACCATGATTAAAGCAATTGTAGAAACAATCGCACTGCCATCACTAGTCAACTTAGACTTTGCTGATGTCAAAGCAATCATGTCACAGGGCGGCGTTGCAGCAATTGGTGTTGGCGAAAGCGACACTGAGCGACGCGTAGAAGAGGCAGTAAACAAAGCACTCATGAACCCGTTGCTTGACGTTTCCTACAAAGGCGCTGACGGCGCGTTGATTCACATCACGGGCGGTCCAGACCTCACACTTGAGGAAGTCAACACAGCAGGAGAGCTTATCACAGAAAACCTTGACCAGGATGCAAATGTTATCTGGGGTGCGCGCATCACAGACGACATGAAAGGAAAAATCCGCGTCATGGCAATCGTGACTGGCGTGCGAAGCCCCTACATTCTTGGCGCTCTTGACTACAAGAAGCCAAGCATTCAAGCAGAGCAAGTCAGCGAAGACCTTGGAATTCGAATGATCTAA
- a CDS encoding nitroreductase produces the protein MELFDALMHRRSTRRFLSYPIEREQIFKLLDAADRAPSAGNLDNWKFILVEDEHMRLELASACHAQFWMAEAPLIIVVLSDIERVKRVYGSRAEFFATQSIAASIQNLLLAAEELDLGACWVGSFDEKWVKRVLAIPDKIDVHALIPVGPKGEKPPEPKRYPLDTKVFFEKYGKTSR, from the coding sequence ATGGAACTTTTTGACGCGCTCATGCATCGCCGCTCTACGCGCCGCTTTTTGAGCTATCCTATTGAGCGTGAGCAGATATTCAAATTGTTGGATGCTGCAGACCGCGCGCCTTCAGCAGGAAACTTGGATAACTGGAAATTTATTCTCGTAGAAGACGAGCACATGCGCTTGGAACTTGCAAGTGCTTGCCACGCCCAGTTTTGGATGGCAGAAGCTCCGCTTATCATTGTGGTACTCTCAGATATTGAGCGAGTAAAGCGCGTGTACGGCTCGCGCGCCGAATTTTTTGCAACACAAAGTATTGCAGCATCAATCCAAAATCTGTTGCTTGCCGCAGAAGAATTGGATCTTGGCGCGTGCTGGGTCGGCAGTTTTGATGAGAAGTGGGTTAAGCGCGTTCTCGCTATTCCCGACAAGATTGATGTGCACGCCCTCATTCCGGTTGGACCTAAGGGTGAGAAGCCTCCTGAGCCAAAACGCTACCCTCTTGACACGAAAGTGTTTTTTGAAAAGTACGGCAAAACAAGCAGGTGA
- a CDS encoding DNA ligase: protein MKQKTLTNTMDYQELADVYEQLDKTTKNLEKRDIIADFLKRTPKSELANVILFLNGEIFPSVSEEVLGIADKMVLKALSKITGKNENAITNVWKEKGDLGLVAEQVVKKKTQTTLSQEKLTISYVMEILRAIARFEGENSTQKKTGSLAKLLSSAKPKEARYITRTALGDLRIGVGFGIIRDAIVKAFNVEKEHVQHAYDFRSDLSELVLLAKESGNKGLKNVDLKVGKPLRLMLYQKAQGISNGFTRVGAPAAIEYKYDGMRVQCHFKKGEVTLFTRRLDDVTKQFPDLVGALKEHVSCKECILEGEAVAYNSKTKEYVPFQILGKRIKRKHRIDEIAKKIPVVLYVFDMLYLEGKNLLLEPFKKRRAALERIVRKKAWQVELAKQVITGNEDKAQRFYNEALEKHQEGVMMKKLDAQYQPGSRVGFGVKVKPILEPLDLVITGAIWGEGKRGKWLSSYVLSCKKGDVLAEIGKMATGLSEEQFEEVTKRLEPLITKTSGKRVEVQPKLVVEVGYEEIQKSPTYSSGFALRFPRLIRFRDDKEEPDDLERIKRIYQDQKSLSQKQA from the coding sequence ATGAAACAAAAAACCCTAACAAACACTATGGATTACCAAGAGCTTGCAGACGTGTACGAACAGCTTGACAAAACAACAAAAAATCTTGAAAAACGGGATATTATTGCTGATTTCCTCAAGCGCACACCAAAAAGCGAGCTTGCAAACGTGATTCTTTTTCTTAATGGTGAAATTTTTCCAAGCGTGAGCGAAGAAGTGCTTGGCATTGCAGACAAAATGGTGCTTAAAGCACTCTCAAAAATCACCGGAAAAAACGAGAACGCAATCACAAACGTGTGGAAAGAAAAAGGTGATTTAGGTCTTGTAGCAGAACAGGTGGTAAAAAAGAAAACGCAAACCACACTCTCACAAGAAAAACTTACAATTTCATACGTGATGGAAATTTTGCGCGCAATTGCACGCTTTGAAGGAGAGAACAGCACGCAAAAAAAGACCGGAAGTCTTGCAAAACTCCTCAGCTCAGCAAAGCCAAAAGAAGCGCGCTACATCACGCGCACCGCGCTTGGTGACCTGCGCATTGGCGTAGGGTTTGGCATTATCCGCGACGCAATTGTAAAAGCATTTAATGTTGAAAAAGAACACGTCCAGCACGCGTATGATTTTCGTTCAGACCTCAGTGAACTTGTTCTTCTTGCAAAAGAAAGCGGAAACAAAGGACTCAAGAATGTTGACCTTAAAGTAGGAAAGCCGCTTCGACTCATGCTCTACCAAAAAGCGCAGGGAATTAGCAATGGTTTTACGCGCGTTGGTGCGCCCGCTGCAATTGAATACAAGTATGACGGCATGCGCGTGCAATGCCACTTCAAAAAAGGAGAAGTCACGCTTTTCACGCGCCGCCTTGATGACGTGACAAAACAGTTTCCCGACCTTGTTGGCGCACTCAAAGAACACGTGTCATGCAAGGAGTGTATTCTTGAAGGTGAAGCAGTTGCATACAACTCGAAAACAAAAGAGTATGTTCCATTTCAAATTCTTGGAAAACGCATCAAGCGAAAGCACCGTATTGATGAGATTGCAAAAAAAATCCCTGTTGTGCTCTACGTGTTTGACATGCTTTACTTAGAGGGAAAAAACCTGCTTCTTGAACCGTTTAAAAAACGCAGAGCAGCACTCGAGCGTATTGTACGCAAAAAAGCGTGGCAAGTTGAACTTGCAAAACAAGTCATCACAGGAAATGAAGATAAAGCGCAGCGATTTTACAATGAAGCGCTTGAAAAGCATCAGGAAGGTGTGATGATGAAAAAGCTTGATGCACAATACCAACCAGGAAGCAGGGTTGGGTTTGGTGTTAAAGTCAAACCCATTCTCGAACCGCTTGACCTTGTTATTACGGGAGCGATTTGGGGTGAAGGAAAGCGGGGCAAGTGGCTGAGCAGTTATGTTCTTTCATGCAAAAAAGGAGATGTGCTTGCAGAGATTGGCAAAATGGCTACTGGTCTTTCAGAAGAACAATTTGAAGAAGTAACAAAACGACTTGAACCCCTCATCACCAAAACAAGCGGCAAGCGCGTTGAAGTGCAGCCAAAACTCGTTGTTGAAGTGGGGTATGAAGAAATCCAAAAAAGCCCCACATACAGCTCAGGATTTGCCCTTCGTTTTCCGCGCCTGATTCGCTTTCGCGATGATAAAGAAGAGCCTGATGACCTTGAGAGAATCAAGCGAATTTATCAAGACCAAAAATCGCTTTCACAAAAGCAGGCATAG